The following are from one region of the Actinoplanes sp. L3-i22 genome:
- a CDS encoding YdeI family protein, giving the protein MATALFFADAAALRAWFEENHESAPELFVGYWKKGTGETGVSHPEAIEQALCFGWIDSIARRIDERSYQVRFTPRRKGSVWSEVNIAKIAELTERGLLRPAGSRAFEMRRTDRSGVYSYEQAAPVVFDTAQTSRIQAVPAAWEWFQEQSAAYRRSATHWVLSAKRAETQERRLAQLIADSAAGRRVPPLTSR; this is encoded by the coding sequence ATGGCAACCGCGCTCTTCTTCGCCGACGCCGCCGCCCTGCGCGCCTGGTTCGAGGAAAATCACGAGTCCGCCCCCGAGCTGTTCGTCGGGTACTGGAAGAAGGGCACCGGTGAGACCGGTGTCTCCCACCCCGAGGCGATCGAGCAGGCCCTCTGTTTCGGCTGGATCGACAGCATCGCCCGGCGCATCGACGAGCGCAGCTACCAGGTCCGTTTCACGCCGCGCCGCAAGGGCAGCGTCTGGAGTGAGGTGAACATCGCGAAGATCGCCGAGCTGACCGAGCGCGGGCTGCTGCGCCCGGCCGGGTCGCGGGCCTTCGAGATGCGCCGGACCGACCGCAGCGGCGTCTATTCGTACGAACAGGCCGCCCCGGTGGTGTTCGACACCGCTCAGACCTCCCGGATTCAGGCCGTTCCCGCCGCGTGGGAGTGGTTTCAGGAACAGTCCGCGGCGTATCGTCGGTCCGCCACGCACTGGGTGCTCAGCGCCAAGCGCGCGGAGACACAGGAACGACGGCTTGCCCAGCTCATCGCTGATTCCGCGGCCGGGCGACGGGTGCCGCCGCTGACCTCCCGTTGA
- a CDS encoding STAS domain-containing protein, whose translation MTLSIMTSTLADGAVEVSPRGEIDVENAYEIREAVAAHLADGTPARIELNMQHVTFIDSVGISALVAAFQLAGVSGVKVVVTQPSRFAHRQLWVTGLLGLFGNPQPHEDDAALSGA comes from the coding sequence GTGACGCTGTCGATAATGACGTCGACGCTGGCTGACGGCGCTGTCGAGGTCTCACCGCGAGGCGAGATCGACGTCGAGAACGCGTACGAGATTCGCGAGGCGGTCGCGGCCCATCTGGCCGACGGCACCCCGGCGCGGATCGAGCTCAACATGCAGCATGTGACCTTCATCGACTCCGTGGGTATCAGCGCCCTCGTGGCGGCCTTCCAGCTGGCCGGAGTCAGCGGGGTCAAGGTGGTCGTGACGCAGCCCAGCCGGTTCGCGCACAGACAGCTGTGGGTGACCGGGCTTCTGGGCCTGTTCGGCAACCCTCAGCCGCACGAGGACGACGCCGCACTCTCCGGCGCCTGA
- the surE gene encoding 5'/3'-nucleotidase SurE has product MTPRHLRILITNDDGIEAPGIRWLARALAHADYDVVVAAPLSESSGSSASMTAVVQDGKIVSEQREISGAKNIPAYGVAASPAYIVLLALREAFGPPPDLVVSGINRGANAGAAVVHSGTVGATLTASHAGLRGLAVSLDVLTPAQATASSGGAAIDAIHRADEEKHHWASGAELAVRLLPALLHTPPGTVFNLNVPDLHVDGIRGLKQASLARFGQVQMSIAEAGDGFVRTAVQAAEEELDPGTDLAALADNFAVVTPLRAPHEDTTIRINVDGIRIQTPPT; this is encoded by the coding sequence ATGACCCCTCGCCACCTGCGCATCCTCATCACCAATGACGACGGCATCGAGGCCCCGGGCATCCGCTGGCTGGCGCGCGCCCTCGCGCACGCCGACTACGACGTGGTGGTCGCCGCACCCCTGAGCGAATCGAGCGGCAGCAGCGCCTCGATGACCGCCGTCGTGCAGGACGGCAAGATCGTCTCCGAGCAGCGAGAGATATCAGGAGCAAAGAACATTCCGGCGTACGGCGTAGCCGCGTCCCCCGCGTACATCGTCCTGCTCGCCCTGCGGGAGGCCTTCGGCCCGCCGCCCGACCTGGTCGTCTCCGGCATCAACCGGGGCGCCAACGCCGGAGCGGCCGTCGTCCACTCGGGCACCGTCGGCGCCACCCTCACCGCGTCCCACGCCGGCCTGCGCGGCCTGGCGGTGTCGCTGGACGTGCTCACCCCGGCCCAGGCCACCGCGTCCAGCGGCGGCGCCGCCATCGACGCCATCCACCGCGCCGACGAGGAGAAGCACCACTGGGCCAGCGGCGCCGAACTCGCCGTCCGGCTGCTGCCCGCGCTCCTGCACACCCCACCCGGGACGGTCTTCAACCTGAACGTCCCGGACCTGCACGTGGACGGCATCCGCGGCCTGAAACAGGCATCGCTGGCCCGCTTCGGCCAGGTCCAGATGAGCATCGCCGAGGCCGGCGACGGCTTCGTCCGCACCGCGGTGCAGGCCGCCGAGGAGGAGCTGGACCCGGGCACCGACCTGGCCGCCCTGGCCGACAACTTCGCGGTGGTGACCCCACTGCGAGCCCCCCACGAGGACACCACGATCCGCATCAACGTCGACGGCATCCGCATCCAGACCCCACCGACCTGA
- a CDS encoding PfkB family carbohydrate kinase, whose product MSDGRVMVFAPAPQLTVTIEQHHDEPELHVHPGGQGIWQTRMITSLGAKVTLCTAAGGEVGRVLAPLMSELTGVTIRLVMREHGTGWYVHDRRSGSRQEIAERPGVPLSRHELDELYNLSLAEGLRAGIAILSGPAHPSVIKPEVYGRLATDLRANGCRVIADLCGRYLEEVLNAGVTVVKISHEELIKDGLAADGSTEELLNALVKLNIDGAEAALVSRADEGALALIDDEIYTVTLPRLTAAEHRGAGDSMTAGVAATLANGGSMTDAVRTGAAAGALNVTRHGLGTGHVDAVRVLTERVRLTPIKKAS is encoded by the coding sequence ATGAGTGACGGCCGGGTCATGGTCTTCGCGCCGGCCCCACAGCTGACGGTGACGATCGAGCAGCACCACGACGAACCAGAACTACACGTGCACCCGGGTGGCCAGGGCATCTGGCAGACCCGCATGATCACGTCCCTGGGCGCCAAGGTGACGCTCTGCACCGCCGCCGGCGGCGAGGTCGGCCGGGTGCTGGCCCCGCTGATGTCCGAGCTGACCGGCGTCACCATCCGGCTCGTCATGCGGGAGCACGGCACCGGCTGGTACGTGCACGACCGCCGCAGCGGCAGCCGCCAGGAGATCGCCGAACGGCCCGGCGTCCCGCTCTCCCGGCACGAGCTGGACGAGCTCTACAACCTCAGCCTCGCCGAGGGCCTGCGGGCCGGCATCGCGATCCTGAGCGGCCCGGCGCACCCCTCGGTGATCAAACCCGAGGTGTACGGACGGCTCGCCACCGACCTGCGCGCGAACGGCTGCCGGGTGATCGCCGACCTGTGCGGCCGATACCTGGAAGAGGTGCTGAACGCCGGCGTCACCGTCGTCAAAATCAGTCACGAAGAGCTGATCAAGGACGGGCTGGCCGCCGACGGCTCCACCGAGGAGCTGCTCAACGCCCTGGTCAAGCTGAACATCGACGGCGCCGAGGCGGCCCTGGTCTCGCGGGCCGACGAGGGCGCGCTGGCCCTGATCGACGACGAGATCTACACCGTCACGCTGCCCCGGCTGACCGCCGCCGAACACCGCGGCGCCGGCGACTCGATGACCGCCGGCGTGGCCGCCACCCTGGCCAACGGTGGATCGATGACCGACGCTGTCCGTACCGGCGCGGCCGCCGGAGCCCTCAACGTCACCCGGCACGGCCTGGGCACCGGGCACGTCGACGCCGTCCGGGTGCTGACCGAACGAGTCCGGCTGACCCCGATCAAGAAGGCATCATGA
- a CDS encoding cation diffusion facilitator family transporter: MGAGHDHGARALHAGARQRGRLWWVAGLLTGFMLLEAAAAGLTGSLALLSDAGHMFTDVLAIAMTLAAITAAGRAGSDSARTFGLYRLEVLAALANATLLTLVAGFVVVQAVRRFTDPPEVPAGAMLLVALGGLAANLVAFALLRSGAKENIGVRGAYLEVLGDLLGSAGVIVAAVVIWLTGWAYADPIVAVVVALMILPRTFALGRSAVRILVQAAPEHVDVAAVRERLASVPGVCDVHDLHVWTLTEGMEVASAHLRLEPAAELGPVLTVARETLHDEFAIEHATLQVEPAGVGGHCTPTAW, translated from the coding sequence ATGGGAGCCGGTCACGACCACGGCGCCCGGGCGCTGCACGCCGGCGCCCGGCAGCGCGGCCGCCTCTGGTGGGTCGCCGGGCTGCTCACCGGGTTCATGCTGCTCGAAGCGGCGGCCGCCGGGCTGACCGGCTCGCTGGCGCTGCTCTCCGACGCCGGCCACATGTTCACCGACGTGCTGGCGATCGCGATGACCCTGGCCGCGATCACCGCCGCCGGCCGGGCCGGGTCGGACTCCGCGCGCACCTTCGGGCTCTACCGCCTGGAGGTGCTCGCCGCGCTGGCCAACGCCACCCTGCTGACCCTGGTGGCCGGTTTCGTGGTGGTCCAGGCGGTGCGCCGGTTCACCGACCCGCCGGAGGTGCCGGCCGGCGCGATGCTGCTGGTCGCGCTCGGCGGGCTGGCCGCCAACCTGGTCGCGTTCGCCCTGCTGCGGTCGGGGGCGAAGGAGAACATCGGGGTCCGCGGGGCGTACCTGGAGGTGCTCGGCGACCTGCTGGGCTCGGCCGGCGTGATCGTGGCCGCGGTGGTGATCTGGCTGACCGGCTGGGCGTACGCGGACCCGATCGTCGCCGTCGTGGTCGCTCTGATGATCCTCCCCCGCACGTTCGCGCTGGGCCGCTCGGCGGTGCGGATCCTGGTCCAGGCGGCACCCGAGCACGTGGACGTGGCCGCGGTCCGGGAGCGGCTGGCCTCCGTCCCGGGCGTCTGCGATGTGCACGATCTGCACGTCTGGACATTGACCGAGGGCATGGAGGTGGCCTCCGCGCACCTGCGCCTGGAGCCGGCCGCCGAGCTGGGCCCGGTGCTGACCGTGGCGCGCGAGACGCTGCACGACGAGTTCGCCATCGAGCACGCCACCCTCCAGGTGGAGCCGGCCGGCGTGGGAGGGCACTGCACCCCGACCGCCTGGTGA
- a CDS encoding AAA family ATPase, whose amino-acid sequence MSDATVLQQEIAVEQQHVDRVYTRLAELRAHASRAEKEGYQLAGVGTFGALVERDAMVFHAARRRHALDTEYEGLVFGRLDQLDGATHYVGRMGIRDDSSKPLVVDWRAPAAAAFYRATPAEPLGVIRRRMIQSSRERVTGIEDDLLDPEAAPPGMIVVGDGALLASLSKATGSGMRDIVATIQREQDDAIRSPAGGVTIVTGGPGTGKTAVALHRAAYLLYSDRSRFAGGGVLVIGPSGVFVNYIATVLPSLGEDTATLRSLGSLVPGWDATRVDSGEVAAIKGSLRIRRVLERASHDAVPDAPTELRLLYRGALLRLDAQALDQIRRKVLQRGARRNEVRGHGFDRVFDALWAQARDQKLSGLPEKREFEAELADRSDFRNFLRAWWPRFTPLRVLRWLADPRRLRSYANGVLSREEIDLLQGSFDGLNEHGPTISDVALLDELDEMLGRPRQAQKKNKNPFHVRDGVQEVSTFSDRQAAQRTQHLQREDDYRDYAHVVVDESQDVSPMQWRMIGRRGQYASWTVVGDPAQTAWSGDPDELDRAREKALGTRPRNSYALTTNYRNSSEIFAVAAGVIRAILPDLPLPSAVRSTGVDPVDVVAPAATLPATVRDLAEKQLADVDGTIGVITPVPRQEEIAAWVAGLPERVQVVTALEAKGMEYDAVVLVEPAEIAVDRAGVRTLYVALSRATQRLTTVGTNPAWHP is encoded by the coding sequence TTGAGCGACGCCACCGTCCTGCAACAAGAGATCGCGGTCGAGCAGCAGCACGTGGACCGGGTCTACACCCGTCTCGCCGAGCTGCGAGCACACGCGTCCCGGGCCGAGAAGGAGGGATATCAGCTCGCCGGGGTGGGCACCTTCGGGGCCCTGGTCGAACGCGACGCGATGGTCTTCCACGCGGCCCGCCGCCGGCACGCCCTGGACACCGAGTACGAGGGACTGGTCTTCGGCCGCCTCGATCAACTGGACGGCGCCACCCACTACGTGGGCCGGATGGGCATCCGCGACGACAGCTCGAAACCGCTGGTCGTCGACTGGCGGGCGCCCGCCGCCGCGGCCTTCTACCGGGCCACGCCGGCCGAGCCGCTGGGCGTGATCCGGCGCCGGATGATCCAGTCCAGCCGGGAGCGGGTCACCGGCATCGAGGACGACCTGCTCGACCCGGAGGCCGCGCCACCCGGGATGATCGTGGTCGGTGACGGCGCGCTGCTGGCCAGCCTCTCCAAGGCGACCGGTAGCGGGATGCGCGACATCGTCGCCACCATCCAGCGCGAGCAGGACGACGCGATCCGCTCGCCGGCCGGCGGCGTGACCATCGTCACCGGCGGCCCCGGCACCGGCAAGACCGCGGTGGCCCTGCACCGGGCCGCCTACCTGCTCTACTCCGACCGCAGCCGGTTCGCCGGCGGCGGGGTCCTGGTGATCGGCCCGTCCGGCGTGTTCGTGAACTACATCGCGACCGTGCTGCCCTCGCTCGGCGAGGACACCGCGACGCTGCGCTCGCTCGGCTCGCTGGTGCCGGGCTGGGACGCCACCCGGGTCGACTCGGGCGAGGTGGCCGCGATCAAGGGCTCGCTGCGGATCCGCCGGGTCCTGGAGCGCGCCTCGCACGACGCCGTGCCGGACGCGCCGACCGAGCTGCGCCTGCTCTACCGGGGCGCGCTGCTCCGGCTGGACGCGCAGGCGCTGGACCAGATCCGGCGCAAGGTGCTGCAGCGCGGCGCCCGGCGCAACGAGGTCCGCGGGCACGGCTTCGACCGGGTCTTCGACGCGCTCTGGGCACAGGCCCGGGACCAGAAGCTGTCCGGGCTGCCGGAGAAGCGGGAGTTCGAGGCCGAGCTGGCCGACCGGAGCGACTTCCGGAACTTCCTGCGGGCCTGGTGGCCGCGCTTCACCCCGCTGCGGGTGCTGCGCTGGCTGGCCGATCCGCGGCGGCTCCGGTCGTACGCAAATGGGGTTTTGTCCCGGGAAGAGATCGACCTCCTGCAGGGCTCGTTCGACGGGCTGAACGAGCACGGCCCGACGATCTCCGACGTCGCGCTGCTGGACGAGCTCGACGAGATGCTGGGCCGGCCGCGGCAGGCGCAGAAGAAGAACAAGAACCCCTTCCATGTACGGGACGGGGTGCAGGAGGTCAGCACGTTCTCCGACCGCCAGGCGGCGCAGCGGACCCAGCACCTGCAGCGCGAGGACGACTACCGGGACTACGCGCACGTCGTGGTCGACGAGTCGCAGGACGTCTCGCCGATGCAGTGGCGGATGATCGGCCGCCGGGGGCAGTACGCGTCCTGGACGGTCGTCGGCGACCCGGCGCAGACCGCCTGGTCCGGTGACCCGGACGAGCTGGACCGGGCCCGGGAGAAGGCGCTCGGCACCCGCCCGCGCAACAGCTACGCGCTGACCACCAACTACCGGAACTCGTCGGAGATCTTCGCGGTCGCCGCCGGCGTGATCCGGGCGATCCTGCCGGACCTGCCGCTGCCCTCGGCGGTGCGGTCCACCGGCGTCGACCCGGTCGACGTGGTGGCCCCGGCCGCCACGCTGCCGGCCACCGTCCGGGACCTGGCCGAGAAGCAGCTGGCCGACGTGGACGGGACGATCGGCGTGATCACCCCGGTGCCGCGCCAGGAGGAGATCGCCGCCTGGGTGGCCGGCCTGCCGGAACGCGTCCAGGTGGTCACCGCGCTGGAGGCCAAGGGCATGGAGTACGACGCGGTCGTGCTGGTCGAGCCGGCCGAGATCGCGGTGGACCGGGCCGGGGTGCGCACCCTGTACGTCGCGCTGTCCCGAGCCACTCAGCGGCTCACCACGGTCGGCACGAACCCCGCCTGGCACCCGTAG
- a CDS encoding alpha/beta fold hydrolase, which produces MSDRVEIEMPDGVRLHAEVSGPADAPVTVVLLHGWCLDRRTWRHQVAALAALGRRAPRVIAYDTRGHGRSAATQLRSATLDQLGDDLAEVLRRLAPTGPVVLGGHSMGGMTIMEFAHRHPREFTARVAGLLLVSTTAEGHTHTRYGLPESVAGVLRFGETFGAGVLARSGPWRPHRAVLPALAPALRWLLFGDRCAAEALGLTLRSVGRAPLSSIGGFRASIGAQQRLATLAAIGDVPAAVLVGDRDRLTPLPCAESIAAALPHARLTVCPGGGHMLPLERPEEVSAALVEVVRRANRGTRKAARRTNYRKAA; this is translated from the coding sequence ATGTCCGATCGAGTCGAGATCGAGATGCCCGACGGTGTGCGACTGCACGCCGAGGTCTCCGGGCCGGCCGATGCCCCGGTCACGGTGGTGCTGCTGCACGGCTGGTGCCTGGATCGGCGCACCTGGCGCCATCAGGTGGCCGCGCTCGCCGCCCTGGGCCGGCGGGCGCCGCGGGTGATCGCGTACGACACCCGGGGCCACGGCCGCTCCGCCGCCACCCAGCTCCGCTCGGCGACCCTGGACCAGCTCGGCGACGACCTGGCCGAGGTGCTGCGCCGGCTCGCGCCGACCGGGCCGGTGGTGCTCGGCGGGCACTCGATGGGCGGCATGACGATCATGGAGTTCGCGCACCGCCACCCGCGGGAGTTCACCGCCCGGGTGGCCGGGCTGCTGCTGGTCTCGACCACCGCCGAGGGCCACACCCACACCCGGTACGGCCTGCCGGAGAGCGTGGCAGGCGTGCTGCGGTTCGGCGAGACGTTCGGCGCCGGGGTGCTGGCCCGGAGCGGCCCGTGGCGGCCGCACCGCGCCGTGCTGCCCGCCCTGGCCCCGGCGCTGCGCTGGCTGCTCTTCGGCGACCGGTGCGCCGCCGAGGCGCTCGGCCTGACCCTGCGCAGCGTGGGCCGGGCGCCGCTGAGCTCGATCGGCGGGTTCCGCGCCTCGATCGGCGCGCAGCAGCGGCTGGCGACCCTGGCCGCGATCGGCGACGTGCCGGCCGCGGTGCTGGTCGGCGATCGGGACCGGCTGACCCCGCTGCCGTGCGCCGAGTCGATCGCGGCCGCCCTCCCCCATGCCCGGCTGACCGTCTGCCCCGGTGGGGGCCACATGCTGCCGCTGGAGCGGCCGGAGGAGGTCTCGGCCGCGCTGGTCGAGGTCGTCCGCCGGGCGAACCGGGGGACACGCAAGGCGGCTCGGCGTACGAACTACCGCAAAGCGGCTTGA
- a CDS encoding carbonic anhydrase, whose translation MTAIRAAQAITPSTSLGELITGNKRFVYGKPHYGHNVTQAAATAGGQQPHAVVLGCIDSRVPLEAIFDQPFGSICVARSGAHVLDRSMIGSVEFAVSSLGVSLALVVGHKRCGAVTATVGAVRAGDLPGGDVGYLVGEIAPAADGVDLDDPSAADQVIRAHVERTVARLRGTPELSAAIAAGTVDVVGAIYDLDTGWVEFLDRS comes from the coding sequence ATGACAGCCATTCGCGCTGCCCAGGCCATTACGCCCAGCACTTCGCTGGGCGAGCTCATCACGGGCAACAAGCGCTTCGTGTACGGGAAACCGCATTACGGGCACAACGTCACCCAGGCGGCCGCCACGGCCGGCGGGCAGCAGCCGCACGCGGTCGTGCTCGGTTGCATCGACTCGCGGGTGCCCCTGGAGGCGATCTTCGACCAGCCGTTCGGCTCGATCTGCGTGGCCCGCTCGGGGGCGCACGTACTGGACCGGTCGATGATCGGGTCGGTCGAGTTCGCGGTATCGTCGCTGGGCGTCTCGCTCGCCCTGGTGGTCGGGCACAAGCGCTGCGGCGCGGTGACCGCCACGGTCGGCGCGGTGCGGGCCGGCGACCTCCCGGGCGGCGACGTGGGCTACCTGGTGGGCGAGATCGCCCCCGCGGCCGACGGGGTCGACCTGGACGACCCGTCGGCGGCTGACCAGGTCATCCGGGCGCACGTGGAGCGGACCGTGGCCCGGCTGCGGGGGACTCCCGAGCTGTCGGCGGCGATCGCGGCGGGCACGGTCGACGTGGTCGGCGCGATCTACGACCTGGACACCGGCTGGGTGGAGTTCCTCGACCGGTCCTGA